The following are encoded in a window of Candidatus Omnitrophota bacterium genomic DNA:
- a CDS encoding rubredoxin gives MQKYRCTVCGYIYDPAENDNVAFDDLPDDWVCPECGVGKDQFEPV, from the coding sequence ATGCAGAAATACAGATGTACTGTTTGCGGATATATCTATGATCCGGCGGAGAACGATAATGTTGCTTTTGACGATCTTCCCGATGACTGGGTATGTCCCGAATGCGGTGTCGGAAAAGACCAGTTCGAACCGGTCTAA